A section of the Lynx canadensis isolate LIC74 chromosome A1, mLynCan4.pri.v2, whole genome shotgun sequence genome encodes:
- the CFAP97D2 gene encoding uncharacterized protein CFAP97D2, with product MQGQRTWEKAYQHHRRKVQDAQPLVDTRAPLSLSHLHLKLKKLKLEEEHLAVIDRDNRLLLERVSCIMRTRGQMHMN from the exons ATGCAGGGACAGCGCACCTGGGAGAAAGCCTACCAGCATCACCGGAGAAAG GTCCAGGATGCCCAGCCCCTCGTGGACACTCGCGCCCCACTGAGCCTCAGCCACCTCCACCTGAAACTCAAGAAGCTGAAG CTCGAGGAGGAACATCTCGCGGTCATCGACAGGGATAACCGCTTGCTGCTGGAGAGGGTGTCCTGCATCATGAGGACCAGGGGACAGATGCACAT GAACTGA